The following proteins are encoded in a genomic region of Hippocampus zosterae strain Florida chromosome 2, ASM2543408v3, whole genome shotgun sequence:
- the LOC127595827 gene encoding collagen alpha-1(VIII) chain-like produces the protein MVPTIFHRIHIIIAVLHLAHGGSFSRSKTSLHQYQGQPQYNDGHPQQPVLGNDMPLLGQYGVELPQLPFELGKERLVTKNKGQTFRGAKGPPPPGSSGEGFRVGPPGVEGPPGPQGPPGLPGQGLQGVPGKPGPSGPQGYPGIGKPGLPGLPGKPGGPGLPGPQGEPGPNGREGPNGLHGPQGLPGPPGLPGIAKVGGQGLPGQVGLQGEPGQRGSPGLPGQPGPRGEKGLGIPGLPGLKGPSGPPGPPGHAGMPGIGKPGVNGFPGQAGMPGKTGPRGEPGPAGPPGDGGQPGLPGSPGVGKPGKDGFTGQPGLPGGKGEPGSPGLPGSPGLPGYGKQGFPGPKGHKGHNGFPGSPGLKGEKGHEGLPGVTGPTGLSGRPGPPGPMGPSGSSGFPGQKGENGDGGPKGNPGLKGDSGLPGLPGQPGFIGGVGQPGLRGFQGPTGPKGEPGNRGLFGASGTAGLPGPRGEAGQPGDKGHQGPQGIPGLLGPGGPIGPPGMPGQKGETGPPGMPGYPGEGIPGQAGQIGPNGNPGSIGPQGLPGQPGPPGPPGPPGIPATYPVLGQTLPVSGPYSSQKQAYKKPTNGGYIGENALEMPSFTAKLTDPFPPVGSPVIFDKVLQNSNRDYSPQNGVFTCSVPGVYYFTYHVHCKGSNVWVALMKNNKPMLYTYDECTKGLLDQASGSAVLPLQQADTVHVQLPSDQAAGLYADPYVHATFSGYLLYAI, from the exons ATGGTTCCTACAATCTTCCATCGCATCCACATAATCATCGCTGTGCTTCATCTGGCACATGGTGGCTCCTTCTCCAGAAGCAAAACATCATTGCATCAATACCAGGGCCAGCCACAGTACAACGATGGCCACCCACAACAGCCCGTCTTAGGGAATGACATGCCGTTACTTGGTCAGTACGGTGTGGAGCTCCCTCAGCTTCCATTTGAGTTGGGCAAAGAACGGCTAGTGACGAAAAACAAAG gACAAACATTCAGAGGAGCCAAAGGTCCACCTCCTCCTGGTTCTAGTGGAGAAGGTTTCCGCGTTGGACCTCCTGGAGTTGAGGGCCCACCAGGACCTCAAGGACCACCAGGGCTGCCAGGACAAGGATTGCAAGGAGTACCCGGAAAACCAGGCCCTTCTGGTCCTCAAGGGTACCCGGGAATAGGTAAACCAGGACTTCCCGGATTGCCTGGAAAACCAGGAGGACCTGGATTGCCTGGGCCTCAAGGTGAGCCAGGACCTAATGGTCGTGAGGGACCAAATGGACTTCATGGTCCTCAAGGACTTCCAGGTCCACCTGGCCTTCCTGGAATTGCAAAGGTAGGCGGTCAAGGTCTCCCAGGACAAGTAGGTCTTCAAGGAGAGCCAGGTCAAAGAGGTTCTCCTGGGCTTCCTGGCCAACCAGGCCCCAGAGGGGAAAAAGGACTTGGTATTCCTGGTTTGCCTGGGTTGAAAGGGCCTAGTGGACCACCAGGTCCACCTGGACATGCCGGGATGCCTGGGATTGGCAAACCTGGTGTGAATGGTTTTCCTGGTCAGGCAGGAATGCCGGGAAAAACTGGTCCTCGTGGTGAACCAGGACCAGCAGGCCCACCTGGTGACGGAGGCCAGCCAGGTTTACCGGGCTCACCTGGAGTTGGAAAACCAGGGAAGGATGGCTTTACAGGCCAACCTGGGCTTCCTGGAGGCAAAGGTGAACCAGGTTCTCCAGGATTGCCAGGAAGTCCAGGTTTGCCTGGTTATGGCAAACAAGGTTTTCCAGGACCCAAGGGTCATAAAGGACATAATGGTTTTCCCGGATCACCAGGTCTAAAAGGAGAAAAGGGTCATGAAGGACTTCCAGGTGTCACTGGTCCTACAGGTTTGAGTGGCAGACCTGGTCCACCAGGCCCAATGGGGCCATCAGGAAGTAGTGGCTTCCCGGGACAAAAGGGTGAAAATGGTGATGGGGGGCCAAAAGGAAATCCTGGATTAAAAGGGGATTCTGGGTTACCAGGACTCCCAGGACAGCCAGGGTTCATAGGTGGAGTCGGGCAACCTGGACTGAGAGGATTTCAAGGACCAACAGGCCCCAAAGGGGAACCAGGCAACAGGGGTTTATTTGGTGCCTCTGGAACTGCAGGGTTACCAGGGCCAAGAGGAGAGGCAGGCCAACCTGGCGATAAAGGCCATCAGGGACCTCAGGGCATCCCAGGACTTTTGGGACCGGGTGGACCAATTGGACCTCCTGGAATGCCCGGTCAAAAAGGAGAAACAGGTCCTCCTGGGATGCCGGGCTATCCGGGTGAAGGAATACCTGGACAGGCTGGTCAGATTGGTCCTAATGGTAACCCTGGGTCTATTGGACCTCAGGGTCTCCCTGGACAACCAGGGCCACCTGGACCACCAGGTCCTCCAGGAATACCTGCGACATATCCTGTCCTTGGACAAACCCTCCCAGTGTCGGGTCCATACAGTAGTCAAAAACAAGCATACAAAAAGCCAACTAATGGTGGGTACATTGGTGAAAATGCCTTGGAGATGCCATCTTTCACAGCAAAGCTCACCGATCCATTTCCTCCTGTCGGTTCTCCTGTGATTTTTGATAAAGTCCTGCAGAACAGCAATCGGGACTACAGTCCGCAAAATGGTGTTTTTACATGCAGTGTACCTGGggtttactattttacttaccatGTCCACTGCAAAGGGAGTAACGTGTGGGTGGCACTGATGAAGAACAACAAGCCCATGCTATACACTTACGATGAGTGCACCAAAGGCTTGCTGGATCAGGCATCCGGTAGTGCTGTGCTTCCTCTACAGCAGGCTGACACTGTGCATGTTCAACTGCCATCTGACCAGGCAGCAGGACTTTATGCTGATCCGTATGTCCACGCCACTTTTTCTGGGTACTTATTGTACGCAATCTGA
- the LOC127595834 gene encoding uncharacterized protein LOC127595834 isoform X2, translating into MSRIQFPGDGLSPQKFTFCNRFCEMLKVSEIPQEHADVGLPPLQEDSGERPVPDETEFNTSGTKPAFSAYPDTLLNGMKGYEITAGDLDFLRKIQVEKHVKELWAELEVVRSVLQRELVLEPMLTSSENVQDDLDKSSSYSELVEHHKQVLGIMLSSIKVLEQNATSLLAVVNKEDVDRAPSKKKKKKKQQQALSHMEKDISRTKEESKETEQLVKQLVGCQMLIQQLMRKMAELNSKLAQPEIERRGVVKPVAPKTDLPAGKDASKRAYKPHRSPSKSTVERAPKAAAGQQKLADNSKPGRGRPKAVSRAKAAASQAESGKEADNPKHPEPARPLEHQQETNQPNIVLRRSKRIAERQLHTTKCAP; encoded by the exons ATGTCCAGGATCCAGTTCCCCGGTGATGGACTTAGCCCACAGAAGTTTACCTTTTGCAACAGGTTCTGTGAGATGTTGAAGGTGTCTGAAATACCCCAAGAGCATGCAGATGTCGGACTTCCTCCTTTGCAG GAGGACAGTGGCGAGCGTCCTGTTCCGGATGAGACCGAGTTCAACACTTCAGGCACAAAACCAG CTTTTTCTGCTTACCCCGACACCTTACTGAACGGCATGAAGGGGTATGAGATAACAGCCGGTGACCTGGACTTCTTGAGGAAGATTCAAGTGGAGAAACATGTCAAGGAGCTATGG GCAGAGCTGGAGGTGGTGCGAAGCGTGCTGCAAAGGGAGCTGGTCTTGGAGCCGATGCTGACCTCCAGCGAGAACGTGCAAGATGATCTGGACAAA TCTTCATCGTACTCGGAGCTTGTGGAGCACCACAAGCAGGTGCTTGGAATCATGTTGTCATCAATCAAAGTGTTGGAGCAAAATGCCACGTCACTGCTGGCTGTAGTAAACAAGGAAGATGTGGATAGGGCACCgagtaagaagaagaagaagaagaagcagcagcaggcaCTCAGTCATATGGAGAAGGACATAAGTCG GACAAAGGAGGAATCAAAGGAGACTGAACAGTTGGTGAAACAACTTGTTGGTTGCCAG ATGCTGATTCAGCAACTAATGAGAAAGATGGCAGAACTCAACTCTAAACTAGCTCAACCAGAG ATTGAGAGAAGAGGAGTTGTTAAACCAGTGGCGCCAAAGACTGATCTGCCCGCTGGCAAGGACGCAAGTAAGCGTGCATACAAACCCCACAGATCGCCTTCAAAATCCACGGTGGAGAGGGCCCCCAAAGCAGCCGCGGGGCAGCAGAAACTGGCCGATAATTCGAAACCTGGCCGAGGGAGACCCAAGGCCGTCAGTCGCGCAAAGGCTGCGGCGTCGCAGGCGGAAAGTGGCAAAGAGGCAGACAACCCGAAGCATCCTGAGCCAGCAAGGCCACTTGAGCATCAGCaggagaccaaccaaccaaatatTGTTCTTAGACGCTCCAAGAGGATTGCAGAGAGGCAATTGCACACAACCAAATGCGCTCCCTGA
- the LOC127595834 gene encoding uncharacterized protein LOC127595834 isoform X1, which yields MAENYLKRLGGSLHFIPTGRQLPRTPPLSEVKRRLVIINEDQKSHIAAFHQDTEEDSGERPVPDETEFNTSGTKPAFSAYPDTLLNGMKGYEITAGDLDFLRKIQVEKHVKELWAELEVVRSVLQRELVLEPMLTSSENVQDDLDKSSSYSELVEHHKQVLGIMLSSIKVLEQNATSLLAVVNKEDVDRAPSKKKKKKKQQQALSHMEKDISRTKEESKETEQLVKQLVGCQMLIQQLMRKMAELNSKLAQPEIERRGVVKPVAPKTDLPAGKDASKRAYKPHRSPSKSTVERAPKAAAGQQKLADNSKPGRGRPKAVSRAKAAASQAESGKEADNPKHPEPARPLEHQQETNQPNIVLRRSKRIAERQLHTTKCAP from the exons ATGGCTGAAAATTATTTGAAGAGGCTGGGAGGGAGCTTGCACTTCATCCCAACCGGCAGGCAACTGCCCAGGACGCCTCCTCTGTCCGAAGTGAAGAGACGCTTGGTCATTATCAATGAGGATCAAAAAAGTCACATTGCGGCATTCCATCAGGACACTGAG GAGGACAGTGGCGAGCGTCCTGTTCCGGATGAGACCGAGTTCAACACTTCAGGCACAAAACCAG CTTTTTCTGCTTACCCCGACACCTTACTGAACGGCATGAAGGGGTATGAGATAACAGCCGGTGACCTGGACTTCTTGAGGAAGATTCAAGTGGAGAAACATGTCAAGGAGCTATGG GCAGAGCTGGAGGTGGTGCGAAGCGTGCTGCAAAGGGAGCTGGTCTTGGAGCCGATGCTGACCTCCAGCGAGAACGTGCAAGATGATCTGGACAAA TCTTCATCGTACTCGGAGCTTGTGGAGCACCACAAGCAGGTGCTTGGAATCATGTTGTCATCAATCAAAGTGTTGGAGCAAAATGCCACGTCACTGCTGGCTGTAGTAAACAAGGAAGATGTGGATAGGGCACCgagtaagaagaagaagaagaagaagcagcagcaggcaCTCAGTCATATGGAGAAGGACATAAGTCG GACAAAGGAGGAATCAAAGGAGACTGAACAGTTGGTGAAACAACTTGTTGGTTGCCAG ATGCTGATTCAGCAACTAATGAGAAAGATGGCAGAACTCAACTCTAAACTAGCTCAACCAGAG ATTGAGAGAAGAGGAGTTGTTAAACCAGTGGCGCCAAAGACTGATCTGCCCGCTGGCAAGGACGCAAGTAAGCGTGCATACAAACCCCACAGATCGCCTTCAAAATCCACGGTGGAGAGGGCCCCCAAAGCAGCCGCGGGGCAGCAGAAACTGGCCGATAATTCGAAACCTGGCCGAGGGAGACCCAAGGCCGTCAGTCGCGCAAAGGCTGCGGCGTCGCAGGCGGAAAGTGGCAAAGAGGCAGACAACCCGAAGCATCCTGAGCCAGCAAGGCCACTTGAGCATCAGCaggagaccaaccaaccaaatatTGTTCTTAGACGCTCCAAGAGGATTGCAGAGAGGCAATTGCACACAACCAAATGCGCTCCCTGA
- the LOC127595834 gene encoding uncharacterized protein LOC127595834 isoform X3 gives MQMSDFLLCSPSGDLMTFVYDPKEDSGERPVPDETEFNTSGTKPAFSAYPDTLLNGMKGYEITAGDLDFLRKIQVEKHVKELWAELEVVRSVLQRELVLEPMLTSSENVQDDLDKSSSYSELVEHHKQVLGIMLSSIKVLEQNATSLLAVVNKEDVDRAPSKKKKKKKQQQALSHMEKDISRTKEESKETEQLVKQLVGCQMLIQQLMRKMAELNSKLAQPEIERRGVVKPVAPKTDLPAGKDASKRAYKPHRSPSKSTVERAPKAAAGQQKLADNSKPGRGRPKAVSRAKAAASQAESGKEADNPKHPEPARPLEHQQETNQPNIVLRRSKRIAERQLHTTKCAP, from the exons ATGCAGATGTCGGACTTCCTCCTTTGCAG TCCAAGTGGTGACCTCATGACCTTTGTCTATGATCCAAAGGAGGACAGTGGCGAGCGTCCTGTTCCGGATGAGACCGAGTTCAACACTTCAGGCACAAAACCAG CTTTTTCTGCTTACCCCGACACCTTACTGAACGGCATGAAGGGGTATGAGATAACAGCCGGTGACCTGGACTTCTTGAGGAAGATTCAAGTGGAGAAACATGTCAAGGAGCTATGG GCAGAGCTGGAGGTGGTGCGAAGCGTGCTGCAAAGGGAGCTGGTCTTGGAGCCGATGCTGACCTCCAGCGAGAACGTGCAAGATGATCTGGACAAA TCTTCATCGTACTCGGAGCTTGTGGAGCACCACAAGCAGGTGCTTGGAATCATGTTGTCATCAATCAAAGTGTTGGAGCAAAATGCCACGTCACTGCTGGCTGTAGTAAACAAGGAAGATGTGGATAGGGCACCgagtaagaagaagaagaagaagaagcagcagcaggcaCTCAGTCATATGGAGAAGGACATAAGTCG GACAAAGGAGGAATCAAAGGAGACTGAACAGTTGGTGAAACAACTTGTTGGTTGCCAG ATGCTGATTCAGCAACTAATGAGAAAGATGGCAGAACTCAACTCTAAACTAGCTCAACCAGAG ATTGAGAGAAGAGGAGTTGTTAAACCAGTGGCGCCAAAGACTGATCTGCCCGCTGGCAAGGACGCAAGTAAGCGTGCATACAAACCCCACAGATCGCCTTCAAAATCCACGGTGGAGAGGGCCCCCAAAGCAGCCGCGGGGCAGCAGAAACTGGCCGATAATTCGAAACCTGGCCGAGGGAGACCCAAGGCCGTCAGTCGCGCAAAGGCTGCGGCGTCGCAGGCGGAAAGTGGCAAAGAGGCAGACAACCCGAAGCATCCTGAGCCAGCAAGGCCACTTGAGCATCAGCaggagaccaaccaaccaaatatTGTTCTTAGACGCTCCAAGAGGATTGCAGAGAGGCAATTGCACACAACCAAATGCGCTCCCTGA
- the LOC127595834 gene encoding uncharacterized protein LOC127595834 isoform X4, protein MLKVSEIPQEHADVGLPPLQEDSGERPVPDETEFNTSGTKPAFSAYPDTLLNGMKGYEITAGDLDFLRKIQVEKHVKELWAELEVVRSVLQRELVLEPMLTSSENVQDDLDKSSSYSELVEHHKQVLGIMLSSIKVLEQNATSLLAVVNKEDVDRAPSKKKKKKKQQQALSHMEKDISRTKEESKETEQLVKQLVGCQMLIQQLMRKMAELNSKLAQPEIERRGVVKPVAPKTDLPAGKDASKRAYKPHRSPSKSTVERAPKAAAGQQKLADNSKPGRGRPKAVSRAKAAASQAESGKEADNPKHPEPARPLEHQQETNQPNIVLRRSKRIAERQLHTTKCAP, encoded by the exons ATGTTGAAGGTGTCTGAAATACCCCAAGAGCATGCAGATGTCGGACTTCCTCCTTTGCAG GAGGACAGTGGCGAGCGTCCTGTTCCGGATGAGACCGAGTTCAACACTTCAGGCACAAAACCAG CTTTTTCTGCTTACCCCGACACCTTACTGAACGGCATGAAGGGGTATGAGATAACAGCCGGTGACCTGGACTTCTTGAGGAAGATTCAAGTGGAGAAACATGTCAAGGAGCTATGG GCAGAGCTGGAGGTGGTGCGAAGCGTGCTGCAAAGGGAGCTGGTCTTGGAGCCGATGCTGACCTCCAGCGAGAACGTGCAAGATGATCTGGACAAA TCTTCATCGTACTCGGAGCTTGTGGAGCACCACAAGCAGGTGCTTGGAATCATGTTGTCATCAATCAAAGTGTTGGAGCAAAATGCCACGTCACTGCTGGCTGTAGTAAACAAGGAAGATGTGGATAGGGCACCgagtaagaagaagaagaagaagaagcagcagcaggcaCTCAGTCATATGGAGAAGGACATAAGTCG GACAAAGGAGGAATCAAAGGAGACTGAACAGTTGGTGAAACAACTTGTTGGTTGCCAG ATGCTGATTCAGCAACTAATGAGAAAGATGGCAGAACTCAACTCTAAACTAGCTCAACCAGAG ATTGAGAGAAGAGGAGTTGTTAAACCAGTGGCGCCAAAGACTGATCTGCCCGCTGGCAAGGACGCAAGTAAGCGTGCATACAAACCCCACAGATCGCCTTCAAAATCCACGGTGGAGAGGGCCCCCAAAGCAGCCGCGGGGCAGCAGAAACTGGCCGATAATTCGAAACCTGGCCGAGGGAGACCCAAGGCCGTCAGTCGCGCAAAGGCTGCGGCGTCGCAGGCGGAAAGTGGCAAAGAGGCAGACAACCCGAAGCATCCTGAGCCAGCAAGGCCACTTGAGCATCAGCaggagaccaaccaaccaaatatTGTTCTTAGACGCTCCAAGAGGATTGCAGAGAGGCAATTGCACACAACCAAATGCGCTCCCTGA
- the LOC127595834 gene encoding uncharacterized protein LOC127595834 isoform X5, giving the protein MRIKKVTLRHSIRTLRRTVASVLFRMRPSSTLQAQNQAELEVVRSVLQRELVLEPMLTSSENVQDDLDKSSSYSELVEHHKQVLGIMLSSIKVLEQNATSLLAVVNKEDVDRAPSKKKKKKKQQQALSHMEKDISRTKEESKETEQLVKQLVGCQMLIQQLMRKMAELNSKLAQPEIERRGVVKPVAPKTDLPAGKDASKRAYKPHRSPSKSTVERAPKAAAGQQKLADNSKPGRGRPKAVSRAKAAASQAESGKEADNPKHPEPARPLEHQQETNQPNIVLRRSKRIAERQLHTTKCAP; this is encoded by the exons ATGAGGATCAAAAAAGTCACATTGCGGCATTCCATCAGGACACTGAG GAGGACAGTGGCGAGCGTCCTGTTCCGGATGAGACCGAGTTCAACACTTCAGGCACAAAACCAG GCAGAGCTGGAGGTGGTGCGAAGCGTGCTGCAAAGGGAGCTGGTCTTGGAGCCGATGCTGACCTCCAGCGAGAACGTGCAAGATGATCTGGACAAA TCTTCATCGTACTCGGAGCTTGTGGAGCACCACAAGCAGGTGCTTGGAATCATGTTGTCATCAATCAAAGTGTTGGAGCAAAATGCCACGTCACTGCTGGCTGTAGTAAACAAGGAAGATGTGGATAGGGCACCgagtaagaagaagaagaagaagaagcagcagcaggcaCTCAGTCATATGGAGAAGGACATAAGTCG GACAAAGGAGGAATCAAAGGAGACTGAACAGTTGGTGAAACAACTTGTTGGTTGCCAG ATGCTGATTCAGCAACTAATGAGAAAGATGGCAGAACTCAACTCTAAACTAGCTCAACCAGAG ATTGAGAGAAGAGGAGTTGTTAAACCAGTGGCGCCAAAGACTGATCTGCCCGCTGGCAAGGACGCAAGTAAGCGTGCATACAAACCCCACAGATCGCCTTCAAAATCCACGGTGGAGAGGGCCCCCAAAGCAGCCGCGGGGCAGCAGAAACTGGCCGATAATTCGAAACCTGGCCGAGGGAGACCCAAGGCCGTCAGTCGCGCAAAGGCTGCGGCGTCGCAGGCGGAAAGTGGCAAAGAGGCAGACAACCCGAAGCATCCTGAGCCAGCAAGGCCACTTGAGCATCAGCaggagaccaaccaaccaaatatTGTTCTTAGACGCTCCAAGAGGATTGCAGAGAGGCAATTGCACACAACCAAATGCGCTCCCTGA
- the LOC127595834 gene encoding uncharacterized protein LOC127595834 isoform X6 yields the protein MQMSDFLLCRRTVASVLFRMRPSSTLQAQNQAELEVVRSVLQRELVLEPMLTSSENVQDDLDKSSSYSELVEHHKQVLGIMLSSIKVLEQNATSLLAVVNKEDVDRAPSKKKKKKKQQQALSHMEKDISRTKEESKETEQLVKQLVGCQMLIQQLMRKMAELNSKLAQPEIERRGVVKPVAPKTDLPAGKDASKRAYKPHRSPSKSTVERAPKAAAGQQKLADNSKPGRGRPKAVSRAKAAASQAESGKEADNPKHPEPARPLEHQQETNQPNIVLRRSKRIAERQLHTTKCAP from the exons ATGCAGATGTCGGACTTCCTCCTTTGCAG GAGGACAGTGGCGAGCGTCCTGTTCCGGATGAGACCGAGTTCAACACTTCAGGCACAAAACCAG GCAGAGCTGGAGGTGGTGCGAAGCGTGCTGCAAAGGGAGCTGGTCTTGGAGCCGATGCTGACCTCCAGCGAGAACGTGCAAGATGATCTGGACAAA TCTTCATCGTACTCGGAGCTTGTGGAGCACCACAAGCAGGTGCTTGGAATCATGTTGTCATCAATCAAAGTGTTGGAGCAAAATGCCACGTCACTGCTGGCTGTAGTAAACAAGGAAGATGTGGATAGGGCACCgagtaagaagaagaagaagaagaagcagcagcaggcaCTCAGTCATATGGAGAAGGACATAAGTCG GACAAAGGAGGAATCAAAGGAGACTGAACAGTTGGTGAAACAACTTGTTGGTTGCCAG ATGCTGATTCAGCAACTAATGAGAAAGATGGCAGAACTCAACTCTAAACTAGCTCAACCAGAG ATTGAGAGAAGAGGAGTTGTTAAACCAGTGGCGCCAAAGACTGATCTGCCCGCTGGCAAGGACGCAAGTAAGCGTGCATACAAACCCCACAGATCGCCTTCAAAATCCACGGTGGAGAGGGCCCCCAAAGCAGCCGCGGGGCAGCAGAAACTGGCCGATAATTCGAAACCTGGCCGAGGGAGACCCAAGGCCGTCAGTCGCGCAAAGGCTGCGGCGTCGCAGGCGGAAAGTGGCAAAGAGGCAGACAACCCGAAGCATCCTGAGCCAGCAAGGCCACTTGAGCATCAGCaggagaccaaccaaccaaatatTGTTCTTAGACGCTCCAAGAGGATTGCAGAGAGGCAATTGCACACAACCAAATGCGCTCCCTGA